Proteins from a genomic interval of uncultured Desulfuromusa sp.:
- a CDS encoding efflux RND transporter periplasmic adaptor subunit, translating to MNHSETNQPTSANNKTSGYKSKLLTLLVILLILTSALMAGAYIVKSTPKANRTKPVKEAPLVSTAALKSTLEQVTVTAMGTVIPASELNLQAEVSGRIIDINNNFELGSRIKKGEKLLALEPTDYQLAVAQAESSVADAAYALAIEKGNQEIARQEWDLYDAKDSASEQDRELALRQPHLVKAEAEYSAAKADLAQAQLNLQRTILYAPFNALVTAETAEPGSYVSAHENIATLVGTDRYWIQASLPVDRLRWIEIPQQTGDQGSMVQITTGDKQKVGRVSKLLGDLEENGRMARILVTVNDPLDLKEPVDRRQPLLLGEYVRVEIMGKTLSDVINVPSSALHDGNQLWLVDAQQTLMIKKAKVLWRNSGRVLLRNNLPENVRLVTSNLSTAVDGMKLRLEAPEKLNQAGELQ from the coding sequence ATGAATCATTCCGAGACCAACCAACCGACCTCGGCAAACAATAAAACAAGCGGATACAAATCAAAGCTTCTGACTCTTCTGGTCATCCTTCTGATCCTCACCTCCGCCTTGATGGCAGGGGCTTACATCGTCAAAAGCACACCGAAAGCGAACCGCACAAAACCGGTTAAAGAGGCACCATTGGTGTCAACAGCAGCGCTGAAATCGACATTGGAACAGGTGACGGTTACTGCCATGGGGACGGTGATTCCAGCAAGTGAGCTGAACCTGCAGGCCGAAGTCAGTGGACGGATCATCGATATCAATAACAACTTTGAACTCGGCAGCCGTATCAAAAAAGGAGAAAAACTTCTGGCATTGGAGCCTACAGACTATCAGCTCGCTGTAGCTCAGGCCGAAAGCAGTGTTGCCGATGCCGCCTATGCTCTGGCAATCGAAAAAGGCAATCAGGAAATTGCCAGACAGGAGTGGGACCTGTACGATGCTAAGGACTCTGCCAGCGAGCAGGATCGAGAACTGGCACTACGTCAGCCACATCTGGTCAAAGCAGAGGCAGAATACAGTGCCGCCAAAGCTGATCTGGCACAGGCCCAACTCAATCTGCAGCGAACGATCCTGTATGCTCCCTTCAACGCTCTGGTAACAGCAGAAACTGCCGAACCGGGCAGCTACGTCTCCGCTCACGAAAATATTGCCACTTTGGTTGGAACTGATCGTTACTGGATCCAGGCATCACTGCCCGTTGATCGTCTCCGCTGGATAGAAATTCCCCAGCAAACCGGTGATCAGGGCTCAATGGTTCAGATCACCACCGGTGACAAACAGAAAGTGGGCAGAGTGTCAAAACTCCTTGGCGATCTTGAAGAAAATGGTCGTATGGCGCGTATTCTGGTCACAGTAAACGACCCTCTTGACCTGAAAGAACCGGTTGACCGGCGCCAGCCACTGCTGCTCGGAGAATATGTCCGGGTTGAAATCATGGGAAAAACGCTTTCTGACGTTATCAATGTGCCCAGTTCTGCGCTCCATGATGGCAATCAACTCTGGCTGGTAGACGCCCAGCAGACTTTGATGATTAAAAAAGCCAAGGTGCTCTGGCGTAACAGTGGCCGGGTGCTTCTGCGCAACAACCTACCGGAAAATGTCCGATTAGTGACCAGCAATCTGAGCACTGCGGTGGATGGCATGAAACTGCGGCTGGAGGCACCGGAGAAACTGAATCAGGCAGGAGAACTGCAATGA
- a CDS encoding efflux transporter outer membrane subunit yields MDKMIAKQNLFLFLFLLLIGGCSPFRAQLQPAELVELPQSYTVAEIDSDTPDRWWQSFAADDLDRLVEEALNDNLSLRQAWARLVQAQSLSRQRKSNQQPDLNFDAAQSVNRTRSGGNTSDNENYSLSLSSSFELDLWGRIAAEVNSQQKEEQATREDLHAAAISLAAEVTNSWLQLITQIQLQQLLAEQIATAQSYLDLVDLRFRKAQATALELLQQKESIAALQTQLPRNQAQEQLLRNELSVLLGKHPQQPLNLNSFELPQMQSLPQLGLPAELLEQRPDIRAAGLRLQAADWDLTIAKADRLPTLKLTASITTSGDFGDLFDNWLLNLANNLTAPLLDGGARSAEVERQQAIISERLANYQLTVLTAIREVEDALISEQKLQEEMTALQRQLDLAEQALSTAKNRYLKGLISYLPVLTELQNVEQLQQDLLNQKLDLLTNRVVLHRVLGGNWTEQLPVQQLEVQL; encoded by the coding sequence ATGGACAAGATGATAGCTAAACAGAATCTATTTCTGTTTTTATTCTTGCTGCTGATCGGTGGCTGCAGTCCTTTTAGGGCGCAACTACAACCAGCAGAACTCGTCGAATTGCCACAGAGTTATACAGTTGCAGAGATCGATTCTGATACACCAGATCGCTGGTGGCAGAGCTTTGCCGCAGATGATCTCGACCGACTGGTCGAGGAAGCGCTGAACGACAATCTTTCATTACGACAGGCCTGGGCAAGACTGGTGCAGGCTCAATCACTGAGTCGACAGAGGAAAAGCAACCAACAACCTGATCTGAATTTTGACGCTGCACAATCTGTCAATCGCACCCGAAGCGGCGGTAACACTTCGGACAATGAAAATTATTCCCTGAGTTTAAGCAGCAGTTTTGAGCTAGATCTTTGGGGGCGAATCGCTGCAGAGGTCAACAGTCAGCAGAAAGAGGAACAGGCAACCCGGGAAGATCTCCACGCCGCTGCCATTAGTCTGGCTGCCGAAGTAACCAATTCCTGGCTACAGTTAATCACCCAGATACAGCTGCAGCAATTATTGGCAGAACAGATCGCAACCGCGCAAAGCTATCTCGATCTGGTTGATCTCCGTTTTCGTAAAGCACAAGCCACCGCTCTCGAGCTGTTGCAACAAAAAGAATCAATTGCGGCACTGCAAACACAGCTTCCAAGAAATCAAGCCCAAGAACAACTCCTGCGCAATGAACTTTCAGTCCTGCTTGGCAAACACCCACAACAACCGCTGAACTTAAACAGTTTCGAACTTCCACAGATGCAATCGTTACCACAGCTGGGACTTCCGGCTGAACTTTTGGAGCAACGCCCCGACATTCGTGCCGCAGGACTTCGCCTGCAAGCTGCCGATTGGGATCTGACAATCGCTAAGGCAGATAGGCTGCCAACTTTGAAGTTGACCGCCTCCATCACAACCAGTGGTGATTTTGGCGATCTGTTCGATAACTGGCTGCTCAACCTCGCCAACAACCTGACTGCGCCACTTCTTGACGGCGGCGCACGTTCTGCAGAAGTCGAACGACAGCAGGCAATTATCAGCGAACGGCTGGCAAACTATCAGCTAACTGTGCTGACTGCCATCCGTGAAGTCGAAGATGCGCTGATCAGTGAACAAAAATTACAGGAAGAGATGACGGCCCTGCAGCGCCAACTGGATCTTGCCGAACAAGCACTTTCGACTGCAAAAAACCGCTACCTGAAGGGACTTATTTCCTATCTTCCGGTACTGACTGAATTACAAAACGTTGAACAGTTGCAGCAGGATCTACTCAATCAAAAACTTGACTTATTGACTAACCGGGTCGTCCTCCATCGGGTTCTAGGAGGCAACTGGACTGAACAGCTACCGGTACAGCAACTTGAGGTGCAATTATGA
- a CDS encoding ATP-binding protein — MEMILLKSVGRSTSRERSKLQRAGAHNILMAGPPGSGKTMLARRLPNNPA; from the coding sequence ATGGAGATGATTTTGCTGAAGTCCGTGGGCAGGAGCACGTCAAGAGAGCGCTCGAAGTTGCAGCGGGCCGGTGCCCACAATATTCTCATGGCTGGACCTCCCGGCAGCGGGAAAACCATGCTCGCACGGCGGCTGCCAAACAATCCTGCCTGA